The following are encoded in a window of Etheostoma cragini isolate CJK2018 chromosome 7, CSU_Ecrag_1.0, whole genome shotgun sequence genomic DNA:
- the wfdc2 gene encoding perlwapin isoform X1, translating into MEQHWSAVCAMILALGASVHFDIVFAAEADVNLTVILPKPGHCPRRLNVVPSHKGCVCDDNCPADHKCCVFDCGAVCVPPAFTKPGVCPRRHWGSGLCAEFCSNDSDCPQDEKCCHNGCGHECIAPYTVKPGRCALPQGTPMCAEYCYHDGECPGEQKCCKTTCGHACSAPC; encoded by the exons ATGGAGCAACACTGGTCGGCAGTTTGTGCAATGATTTTAGCACTCGGTGCATCTGTGCACTTTGACATAGTTTTTGCTGCAGAAGCTGATGTCAATTTAACAG TGATTCTTCCAAAACCTGGCCACTGCCCCCGTCGCCTTAATGTTGTCCCATCACataaggggtgtgtgtgtgatgacaaCTGTCCTGCTGACCACAAATGCTGTGTCTTTGACTGTGGAGCTGTCTGTGTCCCTCCTGCTTTCA CTAAACCAGGAGTGTGTCCTCGCAGGCACTGGGGCTCAGGACTGTGTGCTGAATTTTGCTCCAATGACAGTGACTGCCCCCAGGATGAGAAGTGCTGCCACAATGGATGTGGACATGAGTGCATTGCACCATACACAG TGAAGCCGGGTCGCTGCGCCCTTCCCCAGGGAACGCCCATGTGTGCTGAGTACTGCTACCATGATGGTGAGTGTCCAGGAGAGCAGAAGTGCTGCAAGACAACCTGCGGCCACGCCTGCAGTGCGCCCTGCTGA
- the wfdc2 gene encoding WAP four-disulfide core domain protein 18 isoform X2, which produces MEQHWSAVCAMILALGASVHFDIVFAAEADVNLTAKPGVCPRRHWGSGLCAEFCSNDSDCPQDEKCCHNGCGHECIAPYTVKPGRCALPQGTPMCAEYCYHDGECPGEQKCCKTTCGHACSAPC; this is translated from the exons ATGGAGCAACACTGGTCGGCAGTTTGTGCAATGATTTTAGCACTCGGTGCATCTGTGCACTTTGACATAGTTTTTGCTGCAGAAGCTGATGTCAATTTAACAG CTAAACCAGGAGTGTGTCCTCGCAGGCACTGGGGCTCAGGACTGTGTGCTGAATTTTGCTCCAATGACAGTGACTGCCCCCAGGATGAGAAGTGCTGCCACAATGGATGTGGACATGAGTGCATTGCACCATACACAG TGAAGCCGGGTCGCTGCGCCCTTCCCCAGGGAACGCCCATGTGTGCTGAGTACTGCTACCATGATGGTGAGTGTCCAGGAGAGCAGAAGTGCTGCAAGACAACCTGCGGCCACGCCTGCAGTGCGCCCTGCTGA